In Sporosarcina psychrophila, a genomic segment contains:
- the gerQ gene encoding spore coat protein GerQ codes for MVQYYWNPPYQNQHVTPPQVTLPAGGRPPGPPGREQSYIENILRLNRGEPGTFHFSFEHALDSGKNTKTVRGTVEAAGRDHVILSDSTTGHRFLFPMIYFDYAEFDNEVKYFPQQP; via the coding sequence ATGGTCCAATACTATTGGAATCCGCCCTATCAAAATCAGCATGTCACACCGCCGCAAGTAACGCTTCCAGCTGGAGGTAGGCCACCCGGACCCCCCGGACGTGAACAGTCATACATCGAAAATATTTTACGATTAAACAGAGGCGAACCTGGAACTTTCCATTTTTCATTCGAACATGCACTGGACTCTGGTAAAAATACGAAAACCGTACGTGGTACCGTAGAGGCTGCTGGACGTGACCATGTTATCTTAAGTGATTCGACAACAGGACATCGTTTTCTATTTCCAATGATTTATTTTGATTATGCTGAATTTGATAATGAAGTGAAGTATTTTCCACAACAGCCCTGA
- a CDS encoding DUF423 domain-containing protein — MPFFIIAGAVNAAIAVAFGAFGAHALKEKLSEHYLAIWETAVQYQMFHALALLAIGILMSPSLFGPVTQLSWAGYLILAGIIIFSGSLYVLSLTGIGILGAITPIGGVAFIAGWIMLIVAAIKFSN; from the coding sequence ATGCCATTTTTCATTATTGCAGGGGCTGTTAACGCAGCCATCGCCGTCGCCTTTGGTGCATTCGGCGCTCACGCTTTAAAAGAGAAACTATCCGAACATTATTTAGCAATTTGGGAAACCGCTGTACAGTATCAAATGTTTCACGCACTCGCTTTGCTTGCAATCGGAATTCTTATGAGTCCATCGCTTTTTGGACCAGTCACACAGCTAAGCTGGGCAGGTTATTTGATCCTCGCGGGTATCATCATTTTCTCTGGTAGTCTGTATGTACTGAGCCTCACGGGAATCGGCATACTCGGTGCTATCACACCAATCGGTGGCGTTGCATTCATCGCAGGCTGGATCATGCTGATTGTTGCAGCTATTAAATTTTCAAACTAA
- a CDS encoding YwdI family protein, protein MIPYDRIISEMERQLSVARRANDESTMREAFSAVRSLCEVALGGQSKREEKIVPKMLTTTSAVQSTTSLEGKLLEEEDANGGSLFDF, encoded by the coding sequence GTGATACCATACGACCGGATTATCTCTGAAATGGAGCGGCAACTAAGTGTTGCGAGGCGCGCCAATGATGAAAGTACGATGCGGGAAGCGTTTTCCGCCGTCAGATCACTTTGCGAAGTTGCACTCGGTGGGCAAAGTAAGCGTGAAGAGAAAATTGTTCCTAAAATGCTTACAACCACTAGCGCTGTGCAGTCAACCACATCGTTGGAAGGTAAACTGCTTGAAGAAGAGGATGCAAACGGCGGCTCGCTATTTGATTTTTGA
- a CDS encoding uracil-DNA glycosylase, with protein MAVNCFQCQHFFITWDQRNPRGCKAYGFKTREMPSVVVRRSSGMDCLQFEQKKGDTKQ; from the coding sequence GTGGCAGTGAATTGTTTTCAATGCCAACATTTCTTCATAACATGGGATCAGCGAAATCCACGTGGCTGCAAAGCATATGGTTTTAAAACGCGAGAAATGCCATCGGTCGTCGTGAGGAGATCGTCTGGCATGGACTGTTTGCAATTTGAACAGAAGAAAGGGGACACTAAACAGTGA
- a CDS encoding uracil-DNA glycosylase — protein sequence MHKELFGNDWDEVLDDEFEKPYYSKLREFLKKEYEEEMIHPQMDDLWTAFKLTPFNEVKVVILGQDPYHGPGQAHGLSFSVKPGVKIPPSLRNMFKELATDIDCPLPEGGTLTGWAQQGVLMLNTVLTVRDGQAHSHRKQGWETFTDEVIRRLSERENPIVFVLWGRPAQEKKKLIDVSRHAIIESVHPSPLSASRGFIGSRPYSKTNQLLESWNETPIDWCRIGGVL from the coding sequence GTGCATAAGGAACTTTTCGGTAACGATTGGGATGAAGTCTTGGATGATGAATTCGAGAAACCCTACTATAGTAAGCTGCGTGAATTCCTGAAGAAGGAATATGAGGAAGAAATGATTCATCCACAGATGGATGATTTGTGGACTGCATTTAAGTTGACTCCTTTTAATGAGGTAAAGGTCGTTATATTAGGACAAGATCCGTATCATGGACCTGGACAAGCACATGGATTAAGCTTTTCCGTGAAACCTGGCGTCAAAATACCGCCTAGTCTTCGCAATATGTTCAAGGAACTCGCAACTGATATCGATTGTCCGTTGCCAGAGGGCGGGACATTGACGGGGTGGGCGCAACAAGGCGTACTCATGTTAAATACCGTACTTACTGTAAGGGATGGACAAGCGCATTCGCATCGCAAACAAGGGTGGGAGACGTTTACGGATGAAGTAATCCGGCGTTTGTCGGAGCGAGAAAATCCAATCGTCTTCGTCTTATGGGGCCGTCCTGCGCAAGAAAAGAAGAAACTCATTGATGTATCGCGACACGCAATCATCGAATCGGTTCATCCAAGCCCGTTAAGCGCGAGTCGCGGTTTCATCGGTAGCCGTCCGTATTCGAAGACCAATCAGTTGCTTGAATCGTGGAATGAGACGCCGATTGACTGGTGCCGAATAGGCGGCGTGCTGTAA
- a CDS encoding DUF4230 domain-containing protein, with translation MLTYMIVSEKEEKRDEVADDKKIEQLMKELKASKEQTAVTVEEVEDRPHGFWRVGKVFFSVWKKSFIAIALLILLLIVALPFATFFILKQGSTFTEQKGAFLEQIQDLNELATAEAYTKVIIERQDNTLFGQSIGLNLPGTKRQLLVVIPGSVKAGVDMSGLTEKDVVVDEKKKTAKLTLPPATFLGGAEIYFDKVEVYSYEGVFREKANIEEAYELAAEAKVLILEEATGQGVLLTAQQNAEKTLKEMFSFAGYDVTIEFKEQ, from the coding sequence ATGTTAACGTATATGATAGTGTCGGAAAAAGAGGAAAAGAGGGATGAAGTGGCGGATGACAAGAAAATCGAACAACTAATGAAAGAATTAAAAGCTTCCAAAGAACAAACTGCAGTGACGGTAGAAGAAGTAGAAGACCGTCCGCACGGATTTTGGCGTGTCGGGAAAGTGTTTTTTTCGGTATGGAAAAAGTCGTTCATCGCAATTGCCCTTCTAATTTTACTGTTGATTGTCGCTTTGCCGTTTGCAACATTCTTCATTTTAAAACAAGGGAGCACATTTACAGAACAAAAAGGCGCATTCCTTGAACAAATCCAAGACTTGAACGAACTCGCAACTGCTGAAGCTTATACCAAGGTTATCATTGAACGACAAGATAATACATTGTTTGGACAAAGCATCGGACTCAATTTACCAGGAACGAAACGGCAGTTGTTGGTTGTTATTCCGGGATCAGTGAAAGCTGGTGTCGACATGTCCGGCCTTACGGAAAAAGATGTCGTTGTCGATGAAAAGAAAAAAACAGCAAAACTTACTTTGCCGCCTGCTACCTTTTTAGGAGGAGCAGAAATTTATTTTGATAAGGTTGAAGTGTATTCCTACGAAGGAGTCTTCCGAGAAAAAGCGAATATTGAAGAGGCCTATGAACTTGCCGCTGAAGCAAAAGTGCTTATATTGGAAGAAGCCACAGGACAAGGTGTCTTGCTAACGGCGCAGCAGAATGCCGAGAAAACACTAAAAGAAATGTTTTCATTTGCGGGGTACGATGTGACGATTGAATTCAAGGAGCAGTGA
- the thiD gene encoding bifunctional hydroxymethylpyrimidine kinase/phosphomethylpyrimidine kinase, producing the protein MTLKKTLTIAGSDTSGGAGIAADLKTFQEHGTYGMTAITVIVTMDPDNNWSHGVYSLPVNVLKSQIKTALSTGIDAIKTGMLSTEEIIKIAGNAISESGLSHVVIDPVMVCKGEDEVLNPGTVDAMVEFLLPKAEIVTPNLFEAGQLAGTKTPKTIEDMKAVAEKIHSLGARNVVIKGGKQLDHDKAVDLFFDGQTFTLLEAEKTATTYNHGAGCTFAAAITANLANGLDVKESVFEAKKFVTAAIANGWKLNEYVGPVMHGAKNRFGAPEITTTEI; encoded by the coding sequence ATGACGCTTAAAAAGACTTTAACAATCGCAGGATCCGATACATCAGGCGGCGCAGGGATTGCTGCGGACTTAAAAACATTCCAAGAGCACGGTACATATGGAATGACGGCAATTACGGTCATCGTGACAATGGATCCAGACAATAATTGGTCACACGGCGTTTACTCATTGCCAGTCAACGTTTTGAAATCGCAAATCAAAACTGCACTTTCAACAGGAATCGATGCCATTAAAACTGGCATGCTTAGCACAGAAGAAATCATCAAAATTGCAGGAAACGCGATTTCAGAATCAGGCCTCAGTCATGTAGTCATCGACCCAGTTATGGTTTGTAAGGGTGAAGACGAAGTGTTGAATCCTGGAACAGTGGACGCAATGGTTGAGTTCCTTCTTCCAAAAGCAGAAATTGTAACACCGAACTTGTTCGAAGCAGGACAACTTGCTGGCACAAAAACACCGAAAACGATTGAAGATATGAAAGCAGTTGCAGAAAAAATCCATTCACTAGGCGCTCGCAATGTTGTCATCAAAGGCGGCAAACAGCTTGACCACGATAAAGCCGTGGATCTGTTCTTTGACGGCCAAACGTTCACTCTTCTTGAAGCGGAAAAAACAGCGACAACTTACAATCACGGCGCAGGCTGTACCTTTGCCGCAGCAATCACAGCCAACCTAGCAAATGGTCTAGATGTAAAGGAATCTGTATTTGAGGCCAAAAAATTTGTCACAGCAGCCATTGCAAACGGCTGGAAACTGAACGAATACGTCGGACCTGTTATGCACGGAGCGAAAAACCGTTTCGGCGCACCTGAAATCACAACGACTGAAATTTAA
- a CDS encoding YojF family protein, which yields MELVKPDHLQELITSFVNKDVYIHLETTNGSYATHFNESVFNAGAFIRNIVIKFELGKVAGDSPHRIGLKLPSGWIYAQGITHYKLDEHGRLLMAGLDAEGKLAVALEISETPFTY from the coding sequence ATGGAATTAGTAAAACCAGATCATTTACAGGAACTCATAACTTCTTTTGTTAATAAAGATGTGTACATCCATCTTGAAACAACGAACGGCTCATATGCTACCCACTTCAATGAAAGTGTTTTCAACGCTGGAGCATTCATTCGCAATATCGTTATCAAATTCGAACTCGGTAAAGTGGCTGGCGATTCGCCTCACCGCATCGGATTAAAACTGCCATCTGGCTGGATTTATGCGCAAGGCATCACTCATTATAAACTCGACGAACACGGGCGTTTGCTTATGGCGGGACTCGATGCAGAAGGAAAACTTGCAGTCGCACTTGAAATCAGCGAAACACCATTCACATATTAA
- the bshB2 gene encoding bacillithiol biosynthesis deacetylase BshB2, with translation MIKKERHVLVVFPHPDDEAFGVSGTISSYRDIGVPVTYACLTLGEMGRNLGNPPFANRETLPQIRKEELKKACEAMGLDDLRMMGFRDKTIEFEDDEKMVKLIADLIEETNPSLVITFYPGLAVHPDHDATARAVVRAVRRMPETERPTLHTLAFANNTVEVLGEPDVIHDISANADKKIATLKAHASQTVWMMKDMEIKWKAQDPDALKWLNFERFYTYQWDKDFE, from the coding sequence ATGATTAAAAAAGAACGTCATGTACTTGTCGTATTCCCCCACCCAGACGATGAAGCATTCGGTGTATCCGGTACCATTTCTTCTTACAGAGATATCGGCGTGCCTGTTACGTACGCTTGCTTAACATTAGGTGAAATGGGACGTAACCTTGGCAATCCACCATTTGCAAATCGCGAAACATTGCCTCAAATTCGCAAAGAAGAATTGAAAAAAGCGTGTGAAGCAATGGGACTCGATGATTTACGTATGATGGGATTCCGTGATAAAACAATCGAATTCGAAGATGATGAAAAAATGGTTAAACTAATTGCAGATTTAATCGAAGAAACGAATCCTTCACTCGTCATCACATTCTATCCCGGACTTGCCGTTCATCCCGATCACGACGCTACTGCGCGTGCAGTTGTGCGTGCAGTCCGAAGAATGCCAGAAACAGAACGTCCTACACTTCATACACTCGCCTTTGCGAATAATACCGTTGAAGTCCTCGGCGAGCCCGATGTCATTCACGATATTTCAGCAAATGCAGATAAAAAAATCGCAACACTCAAAGCTCATGCATCCCAAACCGTTTGGATGATGAAAGACATGGAGATAAAATGGAAAGCGCAGGACCCAGATGCACTTAAATGGCTTAACTTTGAGCGTTTTTATACCTATCAGTGGGATAAAGACTTCGAATAA
- a CDS encoding YjiH family protein, producing the protein MKKFALSTWFYFLVPSILGILLFMIPMKYAGDWKIPIAIFADLLSGAIAPVMPWVATITLIIAALGSVIFLVIPKDKVQPSFITNLFNVSLFWTIVRIIGAILAVLTLLQLGPEAIWSENTGALLLSETGLVTFLFTIFLFAGILLPLLLNFGLLEFFGTMMVKVMRPLFKIPGRSSIDALTSWVGDGTIGVLLTSKQYEEGFYTKKEAAIIGTTFSVVSITFSIVIIEKVGLGAYFLPFYGTVVLTGLILAFIMPRIYPLSRKKDEYIDGRPFTGEEEKSPEGYSAFSHGLENALTKANNSRSLVKTFSEGVKNILDMWIGVIPVVMAFGTIALILAEYTSVFTILGKPFEPILSILGIPEAADAAQLMVVGFTDMFLPVILADGLITSELTLFVVATVSVTQLIFMAEVGGLLLGSKIPVNFFELVAIFLLRTIISLPIIAGVAHLLF; encoded by the coding sequence ATGAAAAAATTTGCTTTATCCACATGGTTCTATTTTCTAGTTCCATCAATTCTCGGTATTCTTTTGTTCATGATCCCGATGAAGTATGCCGGGGACTGGAAAATACCAATTGCCATATTTGCCGATTTACTATCAGGGGCGATTGCTCCGGTTATGCCATGGGTTGCTACAATTACTTTAATTATTGCTGCACTTGGTTCTGTGATATTTTTAGTTATTCCAAAGGACAAAGTTCAGCCTTCGTTTATAACAAATTTATTCAATGTATCGCTCTTTTGGACAATCGTCCGAATTATAGGTGCTATTTTAGCGGTACTTACCTTGCTTCAATTAGGTCCAGAAGCTATTTGGAGTGAAAATACGGGCGCACTACTGCTAAGTGAAACCGGTCTCGTTACATTCCTGTTTACAATCTTTTTATTCGCAGGAATTCTCTTACCACTTCTTCTAAATTTCGGTTTACTTGAGTTTTTTGGAACGATGATGGTAAAAGTCATGCGCCCTCTATTTAAAATACCAGGCCGTTCTTCCATCGATGCACTGACATCATGGGTTGGGGATGGAACAATTGGTGTTTTGTTAACAAGTAAGCAGTACGAAGAAGGTTTTTATACAAAGAAAGAAGCAGCCATTATTGGAACAACTTTCTCTGTTGTATCGATTACATTTTCTATCGTAATTATTGAAAAGGTTGGTCTTGGGGCTTATTTTTTACCATTCTATGGTACGGTCGTTTTAACTGGTTTAATCCTTGCATTTATTATGCCGCGGATTTATCCTCTTTCCAGAAAAAAAGATGAATACATAGACGGTAGACCATTTACGGGTGAAGAAGAAAAATCACCAGAAGGATACAGTGCATTTTCACACGGACTTGAAAATGCATTAACAAAAGCGAATAACAGTCGTTCATTGGTTAAAACTTTTTCAGAAGGCGTGAAAAATATTCTTGATATGTGGATTGGTGTTATTCCAGTCGTTATGGCTTTCGGAACAATTGCATTGATTCTTGCAGAGTATACAAGTGTCTTCACGATTTTAGGGAAACCGTTCGAACCGATTCTGTCCATCCTTGGTATCCCCGAGGCGGCAGATGCAGCGCAACTTATGGTCGTCGGATTCACGGACATGTTCCTACCTGTAATCCTTGCGGATGGCCTGATTACATCTGAGTTGACATTGTTTGTTGTTGCCACTGTTTCAGTAACACAACTCATTTTCATGGCGGAAGTTGGGGGACTTCTGCTAGGCTCAAAAATTCCGGTAAACTTTTTCGAACTTGTTGCCATTTTCCTTTTGCGCACAATCATTTCATTACCGATTATCGCAGGAGTAGCACATCTTTTATTTTAA
- a CDS encoding L-threonine 3-dehydrogenase — translation MKKIMVTGALGQIGSELITKLRSEYGTENVLATDIRRMDSATEGPFEILDVTDANNMHALAKDFGADTMMHMAALLSAKAEDEPLFAWNLNMGGLMNALEVSRELDMQFFTPSSIGAFGPSTPKKDTPQDTLQRPTTMYGVNKVAGELLCDYYFHKFGMDTRGVRFPGLISYVAQPGGGTTDYAVDIYYKALEEGKYTSYIAEGTRMDMMYMPDALQAIVDLMEADPTKLIHRNAFNVTAMSFEPSEIAASIKKQIPTFEMAYDVDPVRQAIADSWPDSIDPTAAINEWGFKANYDLDKMTVDMLSKLKIKLNV, via the coding sequence ATGAAAAAAATCATGGTTACGGGTGCTTTAGGTCAAATCGGTTCAGAATTAATTACAAAGTTACGTTCAGAATATGGCACAGAGAACGTCTTGGCGACAGATATACGTCGCATGGATTCGGCAACAGAAGGCCCATTTGAAATACTTGACGTGACAGATGCGAACAATATGCATGCGCTTGCAAAGGATTTCGGTGCAGATACGATGATGCACATGGCTGCATTATTATCTGCTAAAGCGGAAGATGAGCCATTATTTGCATGGAATCTCAATATGGGCGGTCTTATGAACGCACTTGAAGTATCGCGCGAGCTGGATATGCAGTTTTTCACACCAAGTTCAATTGGTGCATTCGGTCCTTCAACACCGAAAAAAGATACACCGCAAGACACATTGCAACGACCGACGACAATGTACGGTGTCAATAAAGTTGCAGGTGAATTACTATGCGATTACTATTTCCACAAATTCGGAATGGATACGCGCGGCGTTCGGTTCCCTGGGCTCATCTCGTATGTAGCGCAACCGGGCGGCGGAACGACGGATTACGCGGTCGATATTTACTACAAAGCACTTGAAGAAGGGAAATACACTTCTTATATTGCAGAAGGAACGCGCATGGATATGATGTATATGCCGGATGCGTTACAGGCGATTGTTGATTTAATGGAAGCAGATCCAACGAAACTGATTCACCGCAATGCATTTAATGTAACAGCGATGAGTTTTGAACCGTCTGAAATTGCGGCTTCTATAAAAAAACAGATTCCTACTTTTGAAATGGCATACGATGTAGATCCAGTACGCCAGGCGATTGCTGATAGCTGGCCAGATTCGATTGATCCAACAGCTGCTATAAATGAATGGGGCTTCAAAGCGAACTATGATTTGGATAAAATGACAGTGGACATGTTGTCGAAACTGAAAATTAAATTGAATGTGTAA
- a CDS encoding DNA alkylation repair protein encodes MMFEEVMKQLEEFGNEQTKTTFLNHGASEPFFGVRVGDLKKILKYIKKDHELALRLYDTGNSDAIYLAALAVDPKLMTEDDLQRWVDAANWYMNAEYAVGWVAAESPNALKLAREWIRSDREMTAVAGWSTYSNYITYAGADELDLKEISSFLQEICNTIHEAPNRVRYNMNQFIICVGAYVPEIRDEAKKVAEAVGKVHVDVGNTACKVPLATDYIEKVLTRGEPKKKKTVRC; translated from the coding sequence ATGATGTTTGAAGAAGTGATGAAGCAGCTTGAAGAATTCGGCAATGAACAAACGAAGACAACATTCTTGAATCATGGAGCATCCGAACCGTTTTTCGGTGTTCGTGTAGGCGATTTGAAGAAAATCTTAAAGTATATTAAGAAAGATCATGAGCTAGCGCTTCGACTTTATGACACTGGAAATTCGGATGCGATTTATCTCGCAGCGCTTGCAGTGGATCCAAAACTGATGACAGAGGATGATCTTCAGCGGTGGGTAGACGCGGCGAATTGGTATATGAATGCAGAATATGCAGTGGGATGGGTTGCAGCGGAGAGTCCAAATGCGCTTAAACTAGCAAGGGAATGGATTAGGTCTGACCGTGAAATGACGGCGGTTGCCGGTTGGAGCACTTATTCGAATTATATTACGTACGCAGGAGCGGATGAGCTGGACTTGAAAGAAATAAGTTCATTTTTACAAGAAATCTGTAACACCATTCATGAAGCGCCTAACCGAGTGCGCTATAATATGAATCAGTTCATCATTTGTGTAGGAGCCTATGTGCCTGAAATCCGTGATGAAGCAAAAAAAGTTGCAGAAGCAGTTGGGAAAGTACATGTCGATGTCGGAAATACTGCGTGTAAAGTTCCGCTTGCAACAGATTATATTGAGAAAGTACTAACACGCGGTGAACCGAAGAAAAAGAAAACGGTTCGCTGTTAA
- a CDS encoding glycine C-acetyltransferase — MLKWGYHLFERKITLSKKLTAFLQENLKELRDQGLYNEIDPIEGPNGPIIKIKGKDLINLSSNNYLGLATDEDLKKLAIAATEKYGVGAGAVRTINGTLDIHVQLEKKLAEFKGTEAAISYQSGFNCNMAAISAVMTKKDAILSDELNHASIIDGCRLSGAKVIRVNHQDMDDLRAKAKEATESGLYEKVMYITDGVFSMDGNIANLPEVVKIAKEFDLITYVDDAHGSGVTGKGKGTVKHFGLEKEIDLQMGTLSKAIGVVGGYVAGTQELIDWLKVRSRPFLFSTALPAGDVAAIMGALDKISESTELHDKLWENGNYLKAGLKKLGFNIGASETPITPCIIGEEKLTQQFSKRLAEEGVYAKSIVFPTVAKGKGRVRNMPTAAHTKEMIDEALVIYEKVGKELNVIS, encoded by the coding sequence ATGCTAAAATGGGGGTATCATTTGTTTGAAAGGAAGATTACATTGTCAAAAAAACTCACTGCATTTTTACAGGAGAATCTAAAAGAACTTCGTGATCAAGGACTTTACAACGAAATTGACCCTATTGAAGGACCAAACGGCCCAATCATTAAAATTAAAGGAAAAGATCTTATTAACTTGTCTTCAAATAACTATCTGGGACTTGCAACAGACGAAGATTTGAAAAAATTGGCGATTGCCGCAACTGAAAAATACGGTGTCGGTGCAGGTGCAGTCCGTACAATCAATGGTACGCTCGATATCCACGTTCAGTTGGAAAAGAAGCTTGCTGAGTTCAAAGGAACGGAAGCTGCAATTTCTTATCAATCGGGCTTCAACTGTAATATGGCGGCAATTTCCGCTGTCATGACTAAAAAAGACGCGATTCTTTCGGATGAATTAAATCACGCATCTATTATCGACGGCTGCCGCCTTTCCGGTGCGAAAGTCATTCGTGTTAATCACCAAGATATGGACGACCTCCGTGCAAAAGCAAAAGAAGCAACGGAATCCGGCCTGTATGAAAAAGTGATGTACATTACGGATGGCGTGTTCTCGATGGACGGCAATATCGCCAACCTTCCTGAAGTTGTGAAAATCGCGAAGGAATTCGACTTGATCACTTATGTCGATGACGCGCACGGTTCAGGCGTTACTGGTAAAGGAAAAGGGACCGTCAAACATTTCGGTCTTGAAAAAGAGATTGACCTCCAAATGGGTACCCTATCGAAAGCAATCGGTGTTGTCGGCGGCTATGTTGCAGGAACGCAGGAATTGATTGACTGGCTGAAAGTTCGTTCACGTCCATTCTTATTCTCGACGGCACTTCCTGCAGGGGATGTCGCTGCGATTATGGGCGCATTGGACAAGATATCGGAATCCACAGAGCTGCATGATAAACTTTGGGAAAACGGTAATTACTTAAAAGCGGGACTTAAGAAATTAGGTTTCAATATCGGTGCTTCTGAAACACCAATCACACCATGCATCATCGGCGAAGAGAAGCTGACACAACAATTTTCTAAACGTCTTGCGGAAGAAGGCGTATATGCTAAATCAATCGTCTTCCCAACAGTCGCTAAAGGAAAAGGTCGCGTCCGCAACATGCCAACTGCAGCGCATACCAAAGAAATGATTGACGAAGCACTCGTCATTTACGAAAAAGTTGGTAAAGAACTGAATGTAATTTCATAA
- a CDS encoding YczE/YyaS/YitT family protein, whose amino-acid sequence MRKILIWRWTFFLVGMMVLSLGISMTIKGQKLGIAPWDVLHVGLYKNFGLTIGTWGIISGFIIIISTAAVLKEWPQIGTWLNMILIGLFIDLFNWLLPDITSMGAQILMFSVGVIVMGYGVGIYISPNIGAGPRDSLMLVFVKKTGASVKKVRTTLEVIVALIGWLFGGPIGIGTVLIALFLGQIAHYTLPQCRKFLLKVIGEEEEDALF is encoded by the coding sequence ATGAGAAAGATATTAATATGGAGATGGACATTCTTTTTGGTGGGTATGATGGTTCTGTCGCTAGGCATTTCAATGACGATTAAAGGTCAAAAACTTGGAATCGCTCCGTGGGATGTATTGCATGTCGGATTGTACAAAAACTTCGGCTTGACGATTGGAACATGGGGGATTATTTCAGGATTCATTATTATCATTTCAACTGCTGCTGTTTTGAAAGAATGGCCGCAGATTGGCACATGGCTGAATATGATTTTGATTGGACTCTTTATCGATTTATTCAACTGGCTGCTACCAGATATCACTTCGATGGGTGCGCAAATACTGATGTTCTCAGTGGGTGTAATTGTTATGGGGTATGGCGTTGGAATCTATATTTCACCAAATATCGGAGCGGGTCCGCGGGATAGTCTTATGCTCGTCTTTGTTAAAAAAACGGGAGCCAGCGTAAAAAAAGTTCGTACTACACTTGAAGTCATTGTCGCACTTATAGGCTGGTTATTCGGCGGTCCAATTGGAATTGGGACTGTGTTAATTGCTTTATTCTTGGGGCAAATTGCTCATTATACATTGCCACAATGCCGCAAGTTCTTGTTGAAAGTTATCGGCGAAGAGGAAGAAGACGCTTTATTTTAA
- the ybaK gene encoding Cys-tRNA(Pro) deacylase produces MAKQGKQVKTNAVRILDGENVIYELMEYDVNDGLVDGISVAEKTGQAVDVVYKTLVTIAGPRELFIFLVPVADELDLKKAARAAEVKKLDMLPLKELTKETGYVRGGCSAVGMKKKYPTFIDKSAESLDSMIVSAGKPGLQMKLIPGELARVTEALFIDIVKS; encoded by the coding sequence ATGGCAAAGCAAGGTAAGCAAGTAAAAACCAATGCAGTGCGGATTTTGGATGGGGAAAATGTAATCTACGAACTAATGGAATATGACGTAAACGATGGTTTGGTGGATGGGATTTCCGTCGCTGAAAAAACAGGACAAGCAGTGGATGTCGTTTATAAGACGCTCGTCACGATTGCAGGACCGCGTGAACTATTCATTTTTTTAGTGCCAGTAGCGGACGAACTTGATTTGAAAAAAGCGGCAAGAGCTGCTGAAGTGAAAAAGCTTGATATGCTACCGTTGAAAGAGCTGACGAAAGAAACGGGCTATGTGCGCGGAGGCTGTTCAGCTGTCGGGATGAAAAAGAAATACCCGACATTCATTGACAAATCAGCCGAAAGTCTCGACTCGATGATTGTTAGTGCGGGTAAACCAGGATTACAAATGAAACTGATTCCCGGAGAGTTGGCTAGGGTGACTGAAGCACTTTTTATCGACATAGTGAAAAGTTGA